The following DNA comes from Camelina sativa cultivar DH55 chromosome 14, Cs, whole genome shotgun sequence.
atcattgttatacttattattttctctatataatggtttttttgtttcatgtttcttatctttaaattttagaaattgtaagaaaaataaataaattgtaatataatctacatgtttgtctttttataatttgaaagttgacaaacaaaacaatccaACTGTTTATGTATGTTTTGCATATTTGAAGAAAAGTCTGAATTTGACAgctatatacaaatatttacaattattATTGGTGTAAGAAGCAACAACCATGCGTGTGTGGTGGCGCGAGGTTGAATCTTTTAATCTTGGGCGTAACTTTGCTCATTTAATCTGAACAGTGTGGTACATACTAATATTAAAGAAGACAAACTTAATTGAATGACATGGTGTTTGTGGAATAATTTTCTGATAATTTCTTGATAtattcttctttcctttttgtttccatctttccttttcttttttaaccttcaaatcaatttttaataatgaacagaaaaattcaaaatgcaCATAAGGTGACTTAGATGAAAGCTAGATATGTCCAACATTAAGATAGTTATTTAAGGTAAACTCGAATAAAAAAGCATTCTCACTTGAGATGAAAACATTCTTTTGCAACTGCATCCGCTATTATTATGTAACCAAGCCACTTAATTACGACCATTATGGCATAATGATTATGCACGATGTACGATACGATCGAGATCttgaaattaaaacttttttctttgcGTTATAAAGTTTAATTTCCACTGACCATTATTCAAACGGAATGGTAACTTTTGTAAGCCCTTTTGCTGAACGCCTGAACCTGAACCTACGTCGAAGCAAGTCTACATATCGGAGCTGATGGTGAAGGGATCCtcatggttttcttttcttgatgatGTGGGGACAAGGTGGGATGGTAAGATGATGACTTTGGGTTTGGTGATATCGTCTCCCATAGCACACACGTGATAGGAAGTTATTTCGACTATACATCTTCAGCTATACCTTTTTCCTCAAGATAACTATACTTCAAAGGACTGCATTATTTGACTATAAGAAAATGGTGAAATATATATCTCCTaccaaacaatataaaagaTTCTATCAAACGATTCAAGAAAGAAAGTTCCTACGATCTACACATATAGTTTAAGGGATAATACCTAGGAGTTTTCTTTTAATACAGCGGAAATATCCATAGTAACTGTGAATGGTAGCCACTTTTGGAGAAAAAGACtgattaaaaaatgaaaatttgattaTTCATCTCTTTCCTTTGCTTTCATCTCATATGAGATGAATaatgaggagaaaaagaaaaaaaaagttttcttccACTTTACATGAGAAGAACAAGATAAAAACTgttcatctctattttttttcatctcattTATTTCATGGGTAAACTATTCACATGTAAATATCATTTACATGagtatctctttttttttttaattattcatacTTTAGTTATTTATCGGTCAGCCGTAAATTTTCCTAAAATGACAcaacaaatgaacaaaatatatctttaattttattgtggtatatacaaataaattaactATATAATACATTATTCTTCTATTTCTCATAAATCATTTGTCATcaagtttttctaaaaaaaaccaaaaacaaaaattaaatgtaaaataaaattaggttttatggACGTCTTGTATATTTAAGCCCAATGGGCCTATATCATTTTAAGAATCAGTCAGTGAAAAAGAACGAGAGAGATCCTTCGTCTTCTCCAAATCATCTTTCTttcgtctccttcttcttcgacCTTCGTCTTCACTTTCGTCTTCCAGTACAAGTTGTGTAGTCAATGGCTCGAAATCGGGTAAAATTTGctcgtttttttttacttccttaCATTTCAAACTTCGTGATTTTGACTAAGGTGTCTTCAGAAATCAATTCATGAATAATTTCATGTTATCTGTTTGTTTCCattgatgtttctttttttcccgcTTAGTTCCATGCatgtttttttctccattcCTGCATACTTTTTCTGGTATTGCTAGTTTACTTGAGTTTGATTTCGTTTTATGCATCTTGTAGTGATAATTACCATTTAAACATTAGCCTAGTGTTCTTCTTGTTTACTGTTGATATCTCGTTTATTCATTCTATGAACTGCTCTTGAAGTGATCTCTTGGGTTTGATTTGAATATTCTTATTCGGGAATTATACTGATTCCATGTGTTCTTCGAAGCAGGAAGGGTTAGTTTTGTTGATCGATGTTGGTCCAGCGATGCATAGTGTTCTCCCTGATGTTGAAAAGGCATGTTCTTTGCTACTACAGAAGAAGGTATTggatatctttcttcttctcttctcagtttcagccttcttcttttggatttttcatatttggttttggttgcagTTGATTTACAACAAGTATGATGAAGTTGGAATTGTTGTATTTGGAACTGAAggtctttctctgtttcttcttcttcttactggTTCAATCTTTTTATCCACAAGTTGTATTATCGATACTCTTTTCTTTCCTGAGGCATGCAGTTTGATTTTGAGTAGTGGATTAGTTATCTATCCTCTTTAGTAGCAGAATGGTTGATGTGGCTCTTTATCGCCTATTCGTTGTACTTCGAAAATAATGTGTTTCATGTGACCTCTGCAGAAACTGGAAACGAGCTTGCTAGGGAAATAGGTGGATATGAGCATGTTACGGTTTTAAGGAATATAAGAGTTGTTGATGAAGTCGTGGCTGAGCATGTAAAGCAGCTACCTCGAGGAACCGTAGCTGGCGACTGTATCCTGCTTGCTAGTTTACTGCTAAATTTGCtgtttttgccatttttgttttgtttagtttcattggttctTTGACTGGCTTCAGTTCTTGATGCTGTGATTGTTGGGATGGATATGCTTATAAAGATGTATAGTGGTGGGCAAAAGGGGAAAAAACGGATGTGTCTCATCACGAATGCTGCTTGTCCTACCAAAGATCCATTTGAAGGGACGAAAGATGATCAAGTCAGCACTATCGCTACGAAAATGGCTGCAGAGGGTATAAAGATGGAAAGCATTGTCATGAGGTCCAATTTAATTGGTGATGCTCATGAGAAAGTGATTGAGGAGAATGATCATTTGTTGAATTTGTTCTCCAGCAACGCCATTGCAAAAACAGTGAATGTTGAGAGTCCACTCTCACTGCTAGGTTCCTTAAAGACCCGAAGGGTTGCTCCAGTTACTTTGTTCAGGGGCGACCTTGAAATTAACCCAACAATGAAGATTAaggtaagtttttttgttgttgtttcttttgcttgttgTGTAGTGTTTATAGATATCATCCAACTTGCTGTTCTTTGGTGTTATTCAATACTTAAGTTCATTCAAGTTTATATAACTGTTCATAAATATCTCTGAGaataaaaatctgaatttttAGGTGTGGGTTTATAAGAAAGTGGCTGAAGAGAGACTTCCCACTCTACAATTGTATTCTGACAAAGCGCCTCCAACTGACAAGTTTGCGAAACATGAAGTGAAAATTGATTATGATTACAAAGTTACTGCAGAATCTACTCAGGTTATTGCTCCAGAAGAAAGGGTCAAGGGCTTTCGCTATGGACCTCAAGTTATTCCTATATCACCAGATGAGATAGAAACACTCAAGTTCAAAACTGACAAAGGCATGAAGCTTTTGGGATTTACTGAGGCATCAAACATACTGCGGTAAGCATAAACACATATATCTATGTTTACTTGTAAACTCTTAATTGTTCAAAGTTTAAGAGAAagttgttttaatgttttgatcTGCATGTCAATGAAGACATTATTATATGAAAGACGTGAATATAGTTGTTCCTGACCCGAACAAAGAAAAATCTGTTCTTGCGGTCTCAGCCATTGCAAGAGAAATGAAGGAAACAAACAAGGTAGCAATTGTACGTTGTGTCTGGAGAAATGGACAAGGCAATGTGGTTGTTGGCGTCCTGACTCCAAATGTTTCTGAAAGAGAAGACACCGTAAGTTTGATAGTTTTCACTGCTCAGAGGAATACTTCTATTTGAAGCTGATTATTTTAATGATCATTTTACCTTTTTTGCAGCCTGATTCATTTTACTTCAATGTGCTACCTTTCGCCGAAGATGtccgcgagtttccatttccTTCTTTCAACAAACTTCCGGCATCATGGAAGCCAGATGAACAACAGCAAGCAGTAGCAGATAATTTGGTTAAGATGCTTGACCTTGCACCTTCTGCTAAAGAGGAAGTACTACTGCCTGATCTTACTCCTAACCCGGTTTTGCAGGTAATTCCAGTTTTGTTATGCTTTTGACTATGCATAATTGTTGCAGGTTAATCTTTTCAACTCATatcgatgaaatattttatcAGCGGTTTTATGAATACCTTGAGCTGAAATCAAAATTCACGGATGCTGCTTTACCTCCAATGGATGAAACATTCAAGAGAATTATGGAGCAGGATCCTGAACTCTCTTCCAACAATAAATCCATAATGGATGCCTTTCGTGGAAGTTTTGAAGTCAAGGAGAATCCGAAGGTATGTTTTTTCCTGAATCATCAGCTTTCAGAAGGGAGCCTGAATTATCTCATTCTTAATTCTTTGACATGACTTTCAATGCAGTTGAAGAAGGCTTCTAAGAGATTGTTACGGGATAAACCATCGGGTTCAGATGATGAAGACAATCGCATGATTACTTATGATGCCAATGAGAACAAAATTGATATAGTCGGAGATACAAACCCAATTCAAGATTTTGAAGCCATGATATCCCGCAGAGATAACCATGATTGGGCCACTAAAGCAATCACACAAATGAAAAACCGAATAGTGAAGCTCGTCGAAAATTGTACTGATGAGGGTGACAAAGCATTGGAATGTGTGCTCGCTCTTCGTAAAGGCTGCGTCTTGGAGCAGGTCACATCTCTTTTCTCTATCCCAACTTGTTTATTTGCtctcaaaacctttttcaagTTCTGTTTTTCATGTAGTCTTCTTTACATATATGAGCAGGAACCAAAGCAATTCAATGAGTTTTTGAACCATCTGTTCGAGTTATGCCAAGAAAGAAAACTACCACATTTTCTCAAACATTTCACGTCAAAGAAGATCACATTGATTCCCAAATCCGAAGCGCCAGACAGGTTTTTTTAATAGACACACAATCTTCAAATTTGGATAAATGTGTTTAATGACTAAACTGGTCTGATGAATGTTTTGTTGGTCATTTGCATTTGAGCAGTGATGTGGTAGACGAGAACGCAGGGGATTATTTCACCGTTAAACAAGAGCCAATGCTGGAGAGCTAACAAAGTCTTCGCTACTACAACTAACACTGATCTGTTTAGTAGATTATCCAAAACGGCGCCGGTTTATCTCTGACCTTTTCCTGTTTAAAGAACTCAGccaaatcttttgatatcaaTAACTCAGGCAAATTTGTTTACTATCCATCCATAATTAGTTTCAGGAACGGAATTCTATTGAAAAATAGGAATCTTAAACTTTATTTTCCTTaactaactaaaaaaactaatctcaaaaacaaaaacaaattgacaGATACGCATGAGATAGTTTCGTAGTTAAAacctttatataataagatttccttaatatattatttgaaaaatagttataataatttcattCCTATTACAATACCTATTCTATCCATATTGTAAATCCTACATTAATACATCCCTAACTAAATATATCTGAAGGGAAGCAAAACAAGTCGTGAGAGATCAGATCAGATACTttataacagagaagaaagaagaagtaacGAATTAGGGTTTCGATCAAAAAGATGgagcaaagagaagaagagacgaacgAAAATACGCAGAGAAAAAGACGTAAAACTTCATCGCCGTCGTTCACACCTGTCGATGTAACCTCAGAGATATTCTTACGGCTGCCAGCGAAGTCCGTCGTGAGGTTTCGTTCTGTTTCGAAGCTTTGGTCATCAATCACCACCGCTCCGTATTTCAATTTTCACCAACTCGTTCGAGACTCGACCtaatcttttgttcttcttcaaagAAGATAACAGGTTCTTCGTTGTCACGATCCCTCAACAGAATCGGATTCCCAAAGAGTCTTATTCGTATTCCTCTTCTCAGATTCTTGATAGTTACTATACAACCTATCCAAAAAGTGTTTGCTTCACCATCAAAACCGAGTCCGTCCACGGTTTGATCTGCTTTCAGAGAGGGACAAAACCTATACTTTGGAACCCTACTATGAGAAAGTTTTTGCCTTTACCCAAACCGGACACGAGTTGGGAGACTTTGACAACCTTTTTAGGGTACGATCCAGTCGAAGGTAAACTCAAACTTGTGTCCATGCAGTCTGATAAATTATCTGATGAGTGTAGGGTTTAACAGTGGAATCAGTTGAAAAATCATGGAGAACAGTCAAAAACAACTACAAACATCGCCCTTGTCGTGGGAACCGCAAAGACAATTACGGACCATGCAGATGCATCAACGGTGTTTTATACTATCGAGCTGAGATTGGTCCTAATAAGTTTATAATGAGCTTTGATGTAAACTCTGAAAAGTTTCATAAGATAACATTACCATGGGGAGGTGGGGTTGCGCCTACGATGATGGTATCTTATAAAGGGAAGTTAGCTTATCTTGGTTGTTATTCCTATCAGATCAAGAATAGTCTTCTTATGTGGGTTTTAGAGGATGCAGAGAAGAGTGAATGGTCGAGTCATAGCTTTTTACCTATTTCTCACTATGATCGTGGTGCGGAGAACAACTTCAAGCTTATAGGTACCACTAATGATGGTGAACTGATTTACGTACCGAACACGGTgtttgagtcttttgatgttGTATATATCGATCCAGTGAGGGTGACGTTTAGAAGAGTCAAATACAAAGGAGTTGCAGATAAAGACTTTAGACGACGCAATGGACTTGGAGATGACAAAGCTTTCCGTGGAGTCCAATATTCACCCAATCACATTGAAACCCTCATGTCTCTGTGATTCTTTGTCTTGGGTtaatttcttcttattttttatatatgcaacttttgattttatttgttttaaatcttttaattatgtatttagTCTTTGCAATCTAGTTGAAGTCTTCgcgattttttaaaattttatgattatatatatatatatatatatataggaatttttattaataatgccattttcattcaaaaattTCTCCCAAATGCCAGTTTTTTGTTCTCTCATCAAAAATGCCAGTTTTGTGGAGTAAGCAGAGAATGAAAAGACTAATGTACCCTTGAACTAAAGAAAGAGatgatttaaggaaaaaaattggaGGAGTGGTGAATTTTGCGGCACAAAAAGTCACATATGTTGAACTTATGGTGGACCAGATCCAACGCTCAATCATGTTTAGTCCATCTCCAATTTGTCCTTTGACCTCTAAAGTTGACCAAATCTGCTTGGTTTGACTCTACTTGTCCATCACTAGGTCTGATTACGCATGTACCGATCTTATTATGCCTCTAGTGGACCAGATTTACTGTCCGAAAAGTTTTGTCCACCACATTTATGTTCTTCGTTTTTTAGTAGACAATATCCGCTTGGTTGACAACATTTGTCTATCCCAATTATGTCATTCGCTGTCATAATGGACCATACCGCTTGGTTGATGATACTTGTCCATCAGTAACATGAAACCATTTTCTCCACCCTGCAGGCTTTCTGCCGCAAACCAATCTTATTGTGCCTCCGGTGGACCAGATTAAACGTCCGAACAGGTTAGTGGACAACATTATGTCCTTCCGTCTCCTTAGTGGACCAGATCTGCTTGGTTGACAATATTTGTCCGTCAATAACTTTAACTTGGTCCACCTCTACAGGTGAGGCACAAAAAGAATCGTACAACCAACCAGCGGATAAACAAGTTATTTACCAATGCAAGCTGTCATCCTCAACCAAGTGAGGTGAATATTATAGAACACTAGGGAGGTTCGCAACACCGCCGTACAGAGCGACtgagatggaagaagatgagtataGAGGTTCATAGCACCACCATAGAGAGCCactgagaaggaagaagatgagtatgGAGGATCGCAACACCGCTGTGTATGGCAACTGAgatggaagaagaggagaagtcTTGAGCTAGAATAAGAGATCTAggacttgacaaaaaaaaagagatctgaaaaaaaaaaagtttgcgTTTCAACTCTGAGAAAAGAAAgctaaaataaatgaattagTTTTAGGTTAAAAGAAATAAGGATATAATAGTATTTTAGATGTAGGCTTGTGGAAGACGGGAAAAGGTTTTAGGAGAAATGACATTGGAGAAAATCTTTGGTACTATGTATAGCAGAACTAAtaattttctcatatatatatatatatatatatatcctttttttcCCGATTAATAaggttatttaattttttgatctatataatttacaaaacatgAATGCACATAGAAACATTTAGGCGTATTTTATaccttctttattttttaggaACACAACGTGTTTGACTCTTCTAAAAGTGTCTTTCTCATTGGATCAATATAACATCAAAGATTTTGGTACGTAAAATCAATTCACCATCATTAGTGATACCTACTAGCTTGAAATTGTTCTCTGAGTCTCCATCATAGATGCATCGTCTGCATGGTCTATATGTAAGTGTGCGTTTGCCAGAGAGCAAGGGCTATGCTTGTAGTTGGTTTTGACCGTTCTCCatgattaattatattattgatcTGATTCGTTCCAATGTTAAAAAAACGACACTCATCCTCCTAAGATTTACCATACGGCATGCACACTACATTGTGTTTACCTTCGAATGGAAAATGCAGATGCATCAATGGTTTTTTATATTATCAAGCTATTATCTTTCTCACTATGATAAGGGTTCGGAAAACCTTTTCAAACTAATAAGTATCGCTAATGATGGTGAACTGATTTATGTACCAAATGGGCGGTGCTAGAATCTTTTCATGTTATAGATATGGATCCAATGAGAAAGATGTTCCGAAAAGTCAAATATAGAGGAATATGagataaatattttagaaaaagcaATGGACTTGGAGACAAACCTCTGCGTAGGCTTCAATTTTACCCCAATCACATTTGAAACTCTCATGTCtttgtaattctttttcttctcatgtctttgtagttctttttctttgtaattcatatatatcatggtaaaaaatcctaaaaatcatACATATGACTTGCCATTTCGGTTTTAGTTAAGCACAATTATGGGTTGTACACTTGTACTATTCAAAGTATCTTATCTTTCTACTCTCTGTCCATATCATCAGCGGATcctgttggtgcgggatttagcacccacgACATACTAACCTAAACCGAAGGTAAACCGAGTAATTTTGTACATCAACTAAACCGGGGACCCCCTCCCCCCCCTTTTGGGCTAGCTAAACGGACCTATAAGCAGAAGCCCGGCGAAGTCACTTGAACGACCTCCGAGACCGCCCCCTAAGCCCGACCTGATCATCAGAATAGGAAATTTACCATATTTGAAGATCAgagatttaaggaaaatagaCTTATCTTGTAATCAATGCAttcatataaatagagagatATCCTCTCCTTGTAAAGgatccagcaattaatacaaaagccctaattcttcattgttcttgagaaaaaccctaacttcttccTCAAGAGATCATAACCCCTCTTTATTTTCTAGCTTTAATCCAGTTTTTAGAGAGAGATCTTAAATGAATTTCTTCCccactcaaacaaattcattgtgtgaattctAGATTCAACATATCCCGTAGCCTCTTAGTCTCTGGATGAGGATTATCCGTcttcagtatatatatatatatctatagttGTGATAACAAAGTCCAATCATATAAGCCTATGACGGAGAACATAATTTAGATGAATTTTTATACCCTTAATTCTCTGGTCAtaaatcccttata
Coding sequences within:
- the LOC104742311 gene encoding ATP-dependent DNA helicase 2 subunit KU80; the protein is MARNREGLVLLIDVGPAMHSVLPDVEKACSLLLQKKLIYNKYDEVGIVVFGTEETGNELAREIGGYEHVTVLRNIRVVDEVVAEHVKQLPRGTVAGDFLDAVIVGMDMLIKMYSGGQKGKKRMCLITNAACPTKDPFEGTKDDQVSTIATKMAAEGIKMESIVMRSNLIGDAHEKVIEENDHLLNLFSSNAIAKTVNVESPLSLLGSLKTRRVAPVTLFRGDLEINPTMKIKVWVYKKVAEERLPTLQLYSDKAPPTDKFAKHEVKIDYDYKVTAESTQVIAPEERVKGFRYGPQVIPISPDEIETLKFKTDKGMKLLGFTEASNILRHYYMKDVNIVVPDPNKEKSVLAVSAIAREMKETNKVAIVRCVWRNGQGNVVVGVLTPNVSEREDTPDSFYFNVLPFAEDVREFPFPSFNKLPASWKPDEQQQAVADNLVKMLDLAPSAKEEVLLPDLTPNPVLQRFYEYLELKSKFTDAALPPMDETFKRIMEQDPELSSNNKSIMDAFRGSFEVKENPKLKKASKRLLRDKPSGSDDEDNRMITYDANENKIDIVGDTNPIQDFEAMISRRDNHDWATKAITQMKNRIVKLVENCTDEGDKALECVLALRKGCVLEQEPKQFNEFLNHLFELCQERKLPHFLKHFTSKKITLIPKSEAPDSDVVDENAGDYFTVKQEPMLES